One Hippoglossus hippoglossus isolate fHipHip1 chromosome 13, fHipHip1.pri, whole genome shotgun sequence genomic window carries:
- the LOC117772607 gene encoding TRPM8 channel-associated factor homolog, which produces MSNQPMQNQHEGTYMSLMRGLKELDLRGQCVPSDLVLTGDHAFPLAMNSKGQVLIAASLYGSGRIVVLGHESYLSTLPALVENALTWLRGDGSDNLSVGVHKNVMSVADNLSKSSFQAKVVGAFSDNLGVGVYVTDAYSVGADKKDIVAFIKAGGGVLIAGQAWSWAASHPKENTLLLFEGNKVSGVAGIYFSDHQGEAEYLPVYPKIPSSWMAVVNGKDFEDDLEFLLKGVSEFDIQEGAVLSEVLVHGPLAFPIGTTEHGDAFLAGAYYGQGRVIVISHEGILSREPMTQFWSNAIHWLDEGRNGVIGVSHNQALGILSKSGLKCEKTNFRKDLSVFVCTAYSGDHMEDIQNFVAEGGGLLIGGHAWYWAQTHCGQNPLTDFVGNKILTKMGLSLLGAIIRGGVYKAPVPSQAIKDTYHFRHLLHRFAGHVNEGSELTKHEEECLKKLGTDCSTYLTMKAHDCSFYAQVLSALTDIILRVGMPQVSETCPTKSAKDHLLLNVGTEVYKVCPNPDAILPFLIKDNPLMPVVYNHRIQISVNTTDLEWISTGLYLSPGMKTYIAIPADMVNKGWKIQIGCQTDRLNHAELKRAPSVHEQFPITTEMMQVWNLWGGLLYLVAPAKAQLQCQIIVQMAVAAPYYKFGVTTAAEWSLLRTAPSPWAELEFENIILTVPSNVVRDLDRPDELAALWNEMMRAIADLAAKQHKFPRKERFVADVQISHGWMHAGYPIMIHSSVAAELVSVDHIRNVGIWGPIHELGHNQQRGCWEFPPNTTECTCNLWSVYVHEEMLGINREKAHPCMTVENRNSRAAEYAKGGRKLSSWSMWVALETYMQLQGKFGWDAFKKVFAAYHTMSDFPKDNEGKMNLYAETFSRTVEMNLTGFFKGWGWPIAPATEEKLSNLPSWCDHPMVQYD; this is translated from the exons ATGTCCAACCAGCCCATGCAAAACCAACATGAAGGGACCTACATGTCTCTGATGAGAGGCTTGAAAGAGCTGGACCTCCGTGGCCAATGTGTTCCCAGCGACCTGGTTCTGACTGGAGACCATGCCTTTCCTTTGGCAATGAACAGCAAAGGCCAGGTCCTGATTGCTGCGTCTCTGTACGGCAGTGGAAGGATTGTAGTTCTGGGTCATGAGAGTTACCTGTCGACCCTCCCAGCTCTTGTAGAGAATGCTCTGACCTGGCTGAGAGGAGATGGATCCGACAACCTGTCTGTAGGGGTCCATAAAAATGTCATGTCAGTCGCTGATAACCTCAGCAAATCCAGCTTCCAAGCCAAAGTGGTGGGGGCCTTTAGTGATAATCTGGGGGTTGGTGTGTATGTGACAGATGCCTACAGTGTGGGTGCAGACAAGAAGGATATAGTGGCATTCATtaaagctggaggaggagtgtTAATAGCAGGTCAGGCGTGGAGCTGGGCTGCAAGTCacccaaaagaaaacacactgctTCTGTTTGAAGGGAACAAGGTTTCTGGTGTGGCAGGGATCTACTTCTCTGATCATCAGGGTGAGGCAGAGTACCTGCCTGTCTATCCTAAAATCCCATCCTCCTGGATGGCTGTAGT AAACGGAAAGGATTTTGAGGATGACTTGGAGTTCTTACTCAAGGGGGTTTCAGAGTTCGACATCCAAGAGGGAGCAGTACTTTCTGAGGTTCTGGTCCATGGCCCTCTGGCCTTTCCCATTGGGACCACAGAGCATGGAGACGCGTTCCTGGCAGGAGCCTACTATGGACAGGGACGGGTCATTGTGATTTCACATGAAGGAATTCTTTCACGAGAG CCAATGACTCAATTTTGGAGTAATGCCATTCACTGGTTGGATGAAGGCCGGAATGGGGTCATTGGGGTATCGCACAATCAAGCCTTAGGAATCCTCAGCAAGTCAGGGTTAAAGTGTGAGAAGACAAACTTCAGGAAAGACCTGAGTGTATTCGTGTGCACAGCATACAGCGGTGATCACATGGAGGATATCCAGAACTTtgtggcagagggaggaggccTTCTGATTGGTGGACATGCCTGGTACTgggcacagacacactgtggaCAAAACCCATTAACAGATTTCGTAG GGAACAAGATCCTGACTAAAATGGGCTTGAGCCTGTTGGGAGCAATAATCAGAGGTGGTGTATACAAGGCCCCTGTACCCAGCCAGGCCATCAAAGACACCTACCACTTCCGCCACCTTCTACACCGCTTTGCTGGACATGTCAACGAAGGAAGTGAACTTACGAAGCATGAAGAGGAATGTCTGAAAAAGCTGGGCACGGACTGTTCCACCTACTTGACCATGAAGGCTCATGACTGCTCCTTCTATGCACAGGTCCTGTCCGCCCTCACTGATATCATATTGAGGGTGGGCATGCCACAG GTGTCTGAGACCTGTCCTACGAAGAGTGCCAAAGACCACCTGCTCCTCAACGTGGGCACAGAGGTATATAAGGTTTGCCCAAATCCAGATGCAATCCTGCCTTTTCTCATTAAGGATAATCCTTTGATGCCAGTTGTCTATAACCACAGGATCCAGATCAGTGTTAACACAACAG acttGGAGTGGATCAGTACAGGTCTCTACCTCTCTCCTGGTATGAAGACCTACATTGCCATACCAGCAGACATGGTCAACAAAGGATGGAAG ATCCAGATAGGCTGTCAAACAGACAGACTGAATCATGCAGAGTTGAAGAGAGCACCAAGTGTTCATGAACAATTTCCCATAACCACAGAGATGATGCAGGTGTGGAACCTCTGGGGTGGACTCCTCTACCTGGTGGCCCCTGCCAAAGCACAATTGCAGTGTCAGATCATAGTGCAGATGGCTGTAGCTGCGCCATATTACAAATTTG gtgtgacaacagcagcagaatggTCCTTGCTGCGCACTGCTCCCTCACCCTGGGCAGAGTTGGAGTTTGAAAACATCATCCTTACTGTGCCATCAAATGTGGTTCGGGACCTGGATCGCCCTGACGAGTTGGCGGCGCTCTGGAATGAAATGATGAGGGCCATTGCTGACCTGgctgcaaaacaacacaaatttcCCCGCAAAGAACGCTTTGTAGCAGATGTGCAGATTTCCCATG GTTGGATGCATGCAGGTTACCCTATAATGATACACAGcagtgttgcagctgaattAGTCAGTGTTGACCATATCAGGAATGTAGGAATATGGGGGCCCATCCATGAACTGGGACACAACcagcagagaggctgctgggagTTCCCACCCAACACCACTGAGTGTACATGCAACCTCTGGTCAGTGTATGTGCATGAAGAGATGCTGGGGATTAACAGAGAAAAG GCTCATCCTTGTATGACTGTAGAAAATCGAAACAGTCGAGCAGCGGAGTATGCTAAGGGGGGCAGGAAACTCAGCAGCTGGAGCATGTGGGTGGCCCTGGAGACATATATGCAG CTCCAGGGTAAGTTTGGCTGGGATGCCTTTAAGAAGGTGTTTGCTGCCTACCACACGATGAGCGACTTTCCCAAAGACAACGAAGGAAAGATGAACCTGTACGCTGAGACTTTCTCCCGGACTGTGGAGATGAACCTGACTGGATTCTTCAAGGGCTGGGGTTGGCCCATCGCACCAGCCACAGAAGAGAAACTCTCCAACCTGCCCTCTTGGTGTGACCACCCCATGGTCCAGTATGACTGA